A genomic window from Betta splendens chromosome 24, fBetSpl5.4, whole genome shotgun sequence includes:
- the wdr26b gene encoding WD repeat-containing protein 26: MQANGAGQGQESSELSCLNSAQNGESSSAGGAHSNGLLSNTDNGNSAGTSNGSSAGPGSGTSAASTASGSDVGSLKKKKRLTQAEEDVIRLIGQHLHGLGLNQTVDLLMQESGCRLEHPSATKFRNHVMEGEWDKAENDLNELRALMHSPNAIVRMKFLLLQQKYLEYLEDGKVLEALQVLRGELTPLKYNTDRIHVLSGYLMCSHAEDLRAKAEWEGKGTASRCRLLDKLQTYLPPSVMLPPRRLQTLLRQAAELQRDRCLYHNTKLDNNLDSVSLLLDHVCSRKQFPCYTQQILTEHCNEVWFCKFSNDGTKLATGSKDTTVIIWQVDPENHQLKLLRTLEGHAYGVSYLAWSPDDTYLIACGPDDCSELWLWNVQTGELRTKMSQSHEDSLTSVAWNPDGKRFVTGGQRGQFYQCDLEGNLLDSWEGVRVQCLWCLSDGRTVLASDTHQRIRGYNFEDLTDRNIVQEDHPIMSFTVSKNGRLALLNVATQGVHLWDLQDRVLVRKYQGVTQGFYTIHSCFGGHNEDFIASGSEDHKVYIWHRRGELPIAELTGHTRTVNCVSWNPAIPGLMASASDDGTVRVWGPAPFLDSQETDGVNENCSNMDS; the protein is encoded by the exons ATGCAGGCAAACGGGGCAGGACAAGGACAAGAATCCTCGGAGCTTTCCTGCCTAAACAGTGCACAGAACGGGGAGTCATCCTCGGCCGGTGGAGCCCACTCCAATGGGCTTCTCTCCAACACAGACAACGGGAATAGTGCTGGTACCAGTAATGGGTCTTCAGCCGGTCCTGGATCGGGAACTTCGGCTGCATCTACGGCTTCGGGCTCCGATGTCGGCtctcttaaaaagaaaaaacgacTAACACAGGCGGAGGAAGATGTCATACGATTAATAGGGCAACATCTCCACGGACTAGGGCTAAA tCAGACAGTAGACCTGCTGATGCAGGAGTCAGGCTGCAGACTGGAACACCCCTCAGCTACAAAGTTCCGCAACCATGTCATGGAGGGGGAGTGGGACAAG GCTGAGAATGATCTCAATGAGCTGAGAGCACTGATGCATTCGCCCAATGCTATTGTG CGTATGAAGTTCCTTCTGCTCCAGCAGAAATACTTGGAGTATCTGGAAGATGGCAAAGTCCTGGAGGCTTTGCAGGTGCTCCGAGGAGAGCTGACACCTCTCAAGTACAACACAGATCGCATCCACGTTCTCAGCGG GTACCTAATGTGTAGCCATGCTGAGGATTTAAGGGCCAAAGCAGAGTGGGAGGGCAAGGGCACCGCATCCCGCTGCCGATTGCTGGACAAATTACAGa CATACCTGCCACCGTCTGTGATGCTGCCTCCACGGCGGCTGCAGACCCTGCTGCGGCAAGCAGCGGAGCTGCAGAGGGACCGCTGCCTCTATCATAACACCAAGCTGGACAACAACCTGGACTCAGTGTCTTTGCTTCTTGATCATGTGTGTAGCAG GAAGCAGTTCCCCTGTTACACTCAACAGATCCTGACAGAGCACTGTAACGAGGTGTGGTTTTGCAAATTTTCAAATGATGGCACCAAGCTAGCCACTGGTTCCAAAGACACTACTGTCATTATTTGGCAAGTGGATCCG gaGAATCACCAGTTGAAGCTGCTGCGAACCCTGGAGGGTCACGCCTACGGGGTCTCCTACTTGGCCTGGAGTCCCGATGACACATACTTGATTGCCTGTGGACCTGACGACTGCTCTGAGCTTTGGCTCTGGAATGTTCAG ACGGGGGAGCTGCGCACCAAAATGTCCCAGTCCCATGAAGACAGCCTGACCAGTGTTGCCTGGAACCCTGATGGCAAGCGCTTTGTcactggaggacagagggggcAGTTTTATCAGTGT GACCTGGAGGGTAACCTGTTGGACTCCTGGGAAGGTGTAAGAGTACAGTGCCTGTGGTGCTTGAGTGATGGCAGAACAGTGCTGGCCTCAGACACCCACCAACGAATCCGGGGATACAATTTTGAGGACCTtacagacagaaacat AGTTCAGGAGGACCATCCTATCATGTCCTTTACTGTTTCAAAGAATGGAAGATTAGCTTTGTTAAATGTAGCAACTCAG GGAGTGCACCTTTGGGACCTTCAGGACCGGGTGCTGGTGAGGAAGTACCAAGGTGTGACCCAGGGCTTCTACACCATCCACTCCTGCTTTGGAGGACACAATGAAGATTTCATCGCAAGCGGGAGTGAAG ACCACAAAGTGTACATCTGGCACCGACGTGGTGAACTGCCCATTGCTGAGCTTACAGGCCACACACGCACTGTTAACTGTGTGAGCTGGAACCCGGCCATCCCAGGACTCATGGCTTCTGCATCAGATGATGGCACAGTGCGCGTCTGGGGTCCTGCACCCTTCCTCGACTCACAAGAGACAGACGGGGTCAACG agaACTGCAGTAACATGGACAGTTGA
- the LOC114850163 gene encoding adenylate cyclase type 3-like, whose protein sequence is MSVSRDHATDTEQSVEYSVEYPAQGPGDAGRGACRTRDATALRPSRCRVLPRAARLTFTPESLERLYQNYFRRQRHENLSVLVTFAALFNSFVVVMCAVVYAEGKLAMVAVAAAGLAADALLCALLWLEKLPASLLTHRAFAYAVWLMITVHVLCYMALNQERFPHASDSVGWQAFFTFSIFLTLPLNLLPILLLTALSCGVHTLVLGVIVAQRFGDTLQGPMLARQLLANITLYLCAAIVGVMSYFMADRKYRTAFLEARQSLEVKLTLEEQSTQQEELLLSILPKHIADEMLQGMKNQATQKEVQQQQQQQQQQFNTMYMYRHENVSILFADIVGFTQLSSACSAQELVKLLNELFARFDKLAAQHHQLRIKILGDCYYCICGLPDFREDHAVCSIMMGLAMVEAISYVREKTKTGVDMRVGVHTGTVLGGVLGQKRWQFDVWSTDVTVANKMESGGIPGRVHISQTTKDSLCGEFQLEQGNGGERCEYLLEKGIETYLVLVPKEKVANGHSGSQSPGALFKNHSNQLINTTETNGGTASPHSTPTEPKQQSNKKVEEQVINTRLQQELLERETQQIMKDNRINPLSLRFVDGKLEEHYSSEKEKRSGAAFGCCMIVLFFITAMQVFIDPVLSVIYVTLAIGEVLLLILTLCSLAAFFPRIFSKRLVSFSAWLDRTRWARNTWAMAAIFVLTMAVIADMLSCVPPTLRVLNGTSGPIVESVGGRSCTENPKHYSYMAVMSLIATAMLVQVSHLIKLGLMVLVVTATGAVNIYSWRDIYDLYDYIQFASYRDFKVPSKHLMTIMIIVMMIGFYFFARQLERQSRKLFLWKIGVHDQKEKVFEMRRWNEALVTNMLPEHVAKHFLGSKKRDEELYSQSYEEIGVMFASIPNFSDFYTEESINNGGLECLRILNEIISDFDSLLDRDEFRCITKIKTIGSTYMAASGLAPESNTNGYNNRKPEDQSLIERWQHLADLADFALAMKVTLNNLNKQSFNNFMLRIGLNKGGVLAGVIGARKPHYDIWGNTVNVASRMESTGVMGNIQVVEDCYHILKEYGFRFVRRGPIYVKGKGELLTFFMKGKDKPSSNGGPVTTTLPHQVQDPS, encoded by the exons ATGTCTGTGAGCCGGGACCACGCCACGGACACGGAGCAGTCCGTGGAGTACTCCGTGGAGTATCCGGCGCAGGGTCCCGGCGATGCGGGGCGCGGCGCGTGTCGGACGCGCGACGCGACCGCGCTGCGGCCGAGCCGCTGCCGCGTCCTGCCGCGCGCGGCGCGCCTCACCTTTACGCCCGAGTCGCTGGAGAGGCTCTACCAGAACTACTTCCGCCGCCAGCGGCACGAGAACCTGTCGGTGCTGGTGACGTTCGCCGCGCTCTTCAACAGCTTCGTCGTGGTCATGTGCGCGGTGGTGTACGCGGAGGGCAAGCTGGCCATGGTGGCGGTGGCCGCCGCGGGGCTGGCCGCGGACGCGCTCCTCTGCGCGCTGCTCTGGTTGGAGAAGCTCCCCGCGTCGCTGTTGACGCACAGGGCGTTCGCGTACGCCGTGTGGCTGATGATCACCGTCCATGTTTTGTGTTACATGGCTCTGAACCAGGAACGTTTCCCCCACGCCAGTGACTCCGTGGGCTGGCAGGCCTTCTTCACCTTCTCCATTTTTCTGACCCTGCCCCTGAACCTGCTGCCCATCCTGCTGCTCACGGCCCTGTCTTGTGGGGTTCACACCCTAGTTCTGGGGGTGATTGTGGCTCAGAGGTTTGGTGACACCCTGCAGGGGCCCATGCTGGCACGACAG ctcctggCCAACATCACGCTGTACCTGTGTGCAGCCATAGTGGGGGTCATGTCCTACTTCATGGCCGACAGGAAGTACAGGACAGCCTTTTTAGAAGCCCGTCAGTCGCTGGAGGTCAAGCTCaccctggaggagcagagcaccCAGCAG GAGGAATTGCTGCTGTCCATCCTGCCCAAGCACATAGCTGACGAGATGCTGCAGGGCATGAAGAACCAGGCCACCCAGAAggaggtccagcagcagcagcagcagcagcagcagcagttcaacACGATGTACATGTACCGCCACGAAAACGTCAG CATCCTGTTCGCAGACATCGTGGGCTTCACCCAGCTGTCCTCGGCCTGTAGCGCCCAGGAGCTCGTCAAGCTGCTCAACGAACTCTTTGCCCGCTTCGATAAACTGGCAGCA CAACACCACCAGCTGAGGATAAAGATCCTCGGAGACTGTTACTACTGTATCTGTGGGCTTCCTGACTTCAGGGAGGACCATGCCGTCTGCTCCATAATGATGGGCCTGGCTATGGTGGAAGCCATCTC CTACGTGCGGGAGAAGACTAAGACCGGCGTGGACATGCGTGTGGGCGTGCACACGGGCACCGTGCTGGGTGGAGTTCTGGGACAGAAGAGGTGGCAGTTCGACGTCTGGTCCACGGACGTGACCGTAGCCAATAAAATGGAGTCCGGGGGGATTCCGGG GAGAGTGCACATTTCCCAAACAACCAAGGACAGTCTGTGTGGGGAGTTTCAGCTGGAGCAGGGCAACGGGGGCGAGAGGTGCGAGTATCTGCTGGAGAAAGGCATTGAGACGTACCTGGTTCTGGTGCCCAAGGAAAAGGTGGCAAACGGGCACAGCGGAAGC CAATCACCAGGCGCATTGTTTAAGAACCATTCAAACCAGTTGATCAACACTACAGAAACCAATGGTGGCACAGCTTCACCCCACTCCACCCCTACTGAACCTAAGCAGCAG AGTAATAAAAAAGTCGAGGAACAAGTGATCAACACCCGATtacagcaggagctgctggagagagaAACTCAACAAAT AATGAAGGACAATCGGATCAACCCCCTGTCTCTGCGCTTTGTGGATGGGAAGCTGGAGGAGCATTACTCCTCGGAGAAGGagaagcggagcggagcggccttCGGCTGCTGTATGATCGTGCTCTTTTTCATCACAGCCATGCAGGTGTTCATAGACCCAGT CTTGTCTGTGATCTATGTGACTCTTGCCATAGGAGAAGTATTGCTGCTGATCCTCACACTCTGCTCCCTGGCTGCCTTCTTCCCCAGG ATATTCTCCAAGAGGCTGGTGTCTTTCTCAGCGTGGCTCGATCGCACCCGATGGGCAAGAAACACTTGGGCAATGGCAGCCATTTTTGTTCTTACAATGGCTGTGATCGCTGACATG CTGAGCTGTGTTCCACCGACTCTACGGGTCCTCAACGGCACCTCTGGCCCCATCGTGGAGTCGGTGGGCGGCCGGAGCTGTACAGAGAACCCGAAGCACTACAGCTACATGGCTGTGATGTCGCTCATCGCAACCGCCATGTTGGTGCAAGTCAGCCACCTGATCAAACTGGGCCTGATGGTTCTGGTGGTAACAGCAACTGGAGCTGTCAACATTTACAGCTGGAGAGACATCTATGACCTGTATGACTATATACAGTTTGCCTCCTACAG AGACTTTAAAGTTCCCTCGAAGCACCTCATGACCATCATGATCATCGTCATGATGATTGGCTTCTACTTCTTTGCCCGACAA CTGGAGCGTCAGTCCAGGAAACTGTTCCTGTGGAAGATCGGGGTGCACGACCAGAAGGAGAAGGTGTTCGAGATGAGACGCTGGAATGAAGCTCTTGTCACCAACATGCTGCCTGAACATGTGGCCAAACACTTTCTGGGCTCCAAGAAGAGAGACGAG GAGCTCTACAGCCAGTCGTATGAAGAAATAGGTGTGATGTTCGCTTCCATCCCCAACTTCTCTGATTTCTACACTGAAGAGAGCATCAACAACGGCGGCCTTGAGTGTCTGCGCATTCTCAATGAGATCATCTCTGACTTTGACAGt CTGCTGGACCGAGATGAGTTTCGCTGCATCACTAAGATCAAGACAATAGGCAGCACCTACATGGCTGCTTCAGGCCTCGCTCCAGAGAGCAACACTAACGGATACAACAATCGAAAG CCTGAAGACCAGTCACTGATTGAGCGCTGGCAGCACCTTGCTGACCTGGCTGACTTCGCCTTGGCCATGAAAGTCACCCTCAACAACCTCAACAAACAATCCTTTAATAACTTCATGCTTCGAATTG GTCTGAATAAAGGGGGAGTTCTCGCTGGAGTGATTGGAGCCCGCAAACCTCACTATGATATCTGGGGCAATACAGTCAACGTGGCCAGCAGAATGGAATCCACTGGAGTGATGGGAAACATCCAG GTGGTGGAGGACTGCTACCACATCTTGAAAGAGTATGGCTTCCGCTTTGTTCGTAGAGGGCCCATCTACGTCAAAGGGAAAGGGGAGCTGCTAACGTTTTTCATGAAaggcaaagacaaacccagTTCCAACGGTGGCCCAGTGACCACTACTCTGCCGCACCAAGTTCAAGACCCCTCATGA
- the naga gene encoding alpha-N-acetylgalactosaminidase, translated as MHAALPVLVPALFAATLALDNGLMRTPPMGWLAWERYRCDIDCDNDPKNCISENLFRDMADRLSEDGWRELGYVYVNIDDCWSSKQRDKQGRLQADPKRFPRGIKDLARYMHDRGLKLGIYGDMGTYTCGGYPGTPLDKIQIDAQTFAEWEVDMFKYDGCYSNATEQEQGYPLMSKALNATGRPIGYSCSWPAYQGGLPPKVNYTQLGEICNLWRNYDDIQDSWNSVLNIIDWFFGNQDALASAAGPGRWNDPDMLVIGDFGLSMEQSRTQMALWAIMAAPLFMSNDLRTISSGARNILQNKMIISINQDPMGIQGRRILKEKSGIDVYWRPLSKNASALVFFSRRDDMPYRYRTSLSKLNYTTGSYKIFDVFTNKAAALKDSTEFVVPVNPSGVVMWYVSAPAAPSRRHYKRARFQGSADDGENGDPLVVL; from the exons ATGCACGCTGCGTTGCCTGTGCTTGTGCCGGCTCTGTTCGCGGCCACCCTGGCCCTCGACAATGGGCTGATGAGGACGCCTCCGATGGGCTGGCTGGCGTGGGAGCGGTACCGCTGTGACATTGACTGTGATAATGACCCCAAGAACTGCATCAG tGAGAACCTGTTCAGGGACATGGCAGACAGACTTTCGGAGGACGGCTGGAGGGAACTCGGTTATGTTTACGTGAACATCGACGACTGCTGGTCATCGAAGCAGAGAGACAAGCAGGGGCGGCTCCAGGCCGACCCAAAAAG GTTCCCAAGAGGTATCAAGGACCTGGCGCGCTACATGCACGACAGGGGTCTCAAGCTTGGGATCTACGGGGACATGGGCACGTACACGTGTGGCGGCTACCCGGGGACCCCGCTGGACAAGATCCAGATAGATGCTCAGACCTTCGCAGAGTGGGAGGTGGACATGTTCAAGTATGACGGCTGTTACTCCAACGCCACGGAGCAGGAGCAGG GCTACCCTCTCATGTCCAAGGCTCTGAACGCCACAGGCCGTCCCATTGGCTACTCCTGCAGCTGGCCCGCCTACCAGGGTGGCCTGCCCCCCAAG gtaaaTTACACTCAGTTGGGTGAGATCTGCAACTTGTGGCGTAACTATGACGACATCCAGGATTCTTGGAACAGCGTGCTCAACATTATAGACTGGTTCTTTGGCAACCAGGACGCTCTGGCCTCTGCAGCCGGACCTGGACGATGGAACGACCCTGACATG CTCGTCATTGGCGACTTTGGGCTCAGCATGGAGCAGTCTCGCACTCAGATGGCTCTGTGGGCCATCATGGCTGCTCCTCTCTTCATGTCCAACGACCTGCGCACCATCAGCAGCGGCGCCCGCAACATCCTACAGAACAAAATGATCATCAGCATCAACCAAGACCCCATGGGCATTCAGGGGAGGCGCATACTGAAG GAGAAGAGTGGCATTGACGTGTACTGGCGCCCCCTGTCTAAGAATGCGAGTGCGCTGGTGTTCTTCAGTCGTCGTGACGACATGCCGTACCGCTACAGAACCTCCCTCTCCAAGCTCAACTACACCACTGGCAGCTACAAG ATTTTCGACGTCTTCACCAACAAGGCGGCGGCGTTGAAAGACTCCACAGAGTTCGTGGTGCCGGTGAATCCCTCGGGTGTGGTCATGTGGTACGTGTCGGCGCCTGCCGCACCGAGCCGCCGCCACTACAAACGTGCCAGGTTCCAGGGATCGGCCGACGACGGCGAAAACGGCGACCCGCTAGTCGTCCTATAA